The sequence below is a genomic window from Harmonia axyridis chromosome 1, icHarAxyr1.1, whole genome shotgun sequence.
GAAAATATCCcttcatgtacagggtgttccaaattcgatgctcactgaaagcatctcgaaaactataagactTCGAGATCTTCAATGACTCTCGAgttcatttttcgaaataatcagataCCCGAAAACAGATCATATAGATATCTTTATTCGCTATCAAGTTATCTTCGAAACGGACATTTTTAAAGAACCGATAACGGAatacttttcgacaaatctgcggctaaaagctgctttgaaaaaaatttaagaaacaCTAACTTAGGTCTATAGGTATCTCTGAAATGTTAATTCATTTATATGatttgttatgagtatcatataaaccataaaaactattgaaaaaaacgatttcaaatttttttaatctcGAACAGAAAACAAGATAcaccaaaatatttgaaacagtcatttttcagaaccACCCTTgtaactcgaaaacgaatcgaaatATCTAtcatctgctttctgatatcgtattctttcgaaaaaagggctcgggaatccttgaagatttttttcttagcCTTATAGTttttgagatgctttcagtgagcatcaaatttgCGACaccttgtacagggtgggcaaatttcgatgttttagcactacaacttttaaaccagaggagatagacaaaatctgacttctcggtctcttttttgagaaactaacaagggtagtattcatttttggccaccttcttttgttttcgagttataagcgaaaattggaaaaatggcgatatcgaaaaacatctatatctccgctaatactgatgatagagctctgaaattaaaacattatacaggcacttttctaagtggaatccagtggcgtgctcgtcttttcaaaagggtttttaaactcaagttggtctgatcagattttgcataactgtttccgttcaagagatacagggagtttttggaaattgatacttttcggacccctcctttatctccgaagttatcagaaataatgctgaggtaaaaactacgtctgaatgagaattctgcgtagaatccagtggagtactcaattttttttttcggggtatggttttgaagattgagTACACTACTGGATTCTacacagaattctgattcagacgtagtttttacctcagcattatttctaataacttcggagataaaggaggagtccgaaaagtatcaatttccaaaatccccctgtatctcttgaacggaaacagttatgcaaaatctgattagaccaacttgagtttcacgaaaataagaagcgagaaacctggctgtctcacccaaagtAGGATGCACTGAACTTAGATGTAATAACGACTTGTCGCTCTATGACCTTGGAAGTAAATTATATCATCGTTAGTTCgtgttttaatattttttatcgaGTAAGCTTTCGAAAATTCAAATCCTCAGTTCATTACTCAAGACGAAATAAGAGGAAAATTTGCTACAATGTCACCAATAAATACTATAAATTAGAGTGTTAATAACGTGCTAATTTCATCTAATTGCGTtttaatgatgaattttttctggattttTATCTTACATCTCGAAAGTGTCATTTGTGTCATTCAATCCGTTAATTGCAAATTGATGAGGTTTGAGATGTAAATTGCTCACTTCCTAGCAGAATAACGAAATTAACATCTAATCATTCTGTTTTTCAGAGGGTCTTGAAAAAATTGACCAAGAAATACAAATTGGACGTTGCAAAAAAGTTCCCTGCAGGTTAAGAAAGGGTACAGCTGTTAAAGCTCAATTCAAGTTCAAACCAGGTAAGGTTTCAATTATATTATTCAGTATACTAATCAAAAAAGTATCCGAAAATTGGTCAATTAAATACAAATATTTAATAAGATGCAAATTTGGATCGAAGTAagttactttcgaaatgaagggttttccaataagaggtatcATTTGGAATATATATATgtgcagctgtcacttttgaagctgtcatctttcactatttgacaagtaaaaactacgccattccCAAAAATGGAAAGACACATGATTCAACAACgcaatgaaaatgttgaaattcactacaaaatggtgaatatGCAGTCACAGTTTTGGGACAAGTGAGTGATGAGCGAGGTGATGAGTAGAATCAAATCCATGTGCCTCGCTCAagaacaattgaaaatattgctgatGTAGCTGGTAGTGCTGACGAAAACACAGGTTTGTTGATTTCacatcgatcttgggaattaggtaTTCCAGATTCCACAAACTAGGAATTtttttccaacaagatggctctacgtgccacacaagaaAAGGTttctggccgtgttatttctatCAGAATTGGCCAACGAGATATTGTggtttaacacctttagacttttttcttaggAGCCACGTGAGAGATAAGATCTacgccaatgctccacaatcgattaaaGATCTTCAAGAAGGAATTCGTGAACAGAAATAATTTTGTTAGTAATGCTGGATGATACAAGAATTCAAATGTGTATATCAGCATTGATCTCATGAgtatttgttttattgatttatcgAGAGATCGATAATAGCTGATTGTCATTCCGAACAGAATATACTATGATTACGTTTTTTTTTAGTTCCGTTGTTCTAAACAAGGTCAAAGGTTCTGTTGAATCATCTAGGAAGTTCGAACGTCAGAATTCGATTTGTTCGAATTATTTTTTGCTGCATATTTTGCAAACTCACTAAAATGCATTCCTTggataccatttttttcatagctTTTTTTATACGATGATGAACCGTACAATGGAGAAAATCCTTCCTTCCATTGCTACCGTTCACTTTTTGAAAGGTTTAGAtatcttataaagggtgtttttttagagctattgaactttaaattgcaataaaacaacgatggattattcgattgacatgaattttatttatctgcaagataatctagtggcattacattacattacataaatatgatttctggcatatgaccaccacggctggctcggatgtagtccaatctggacgtccaattttcgatgacttcttccaacatttgtgaccgtatataacacggcgaatgttgtcttccaaatggtcaagggtttatggcttatccgcatagaccaatgaatttacatagccccacagaaagtagtctagcggtgttgaatcacaagatcttggaggcgaTGATGATCGTTTCGCTTTAATTCTTGCACgcgttggattttgtaagcacgcaaaccaagatccttccgcaaaatcttccataaagtggttGGAcccagatccaattcctgtgctcgatggcggatagactcattcgggtcttcctcaatgctacgctctacagcaacaatagcttcttctgtacgcatcgtacggcgtctctggggatgcgagttatgaataagagtaaacgtggtgccaaaacgttccatggttaatcgaattaactactctgatggacgattttgccgacgataaaatggacgtagtgcgcgatacgtattccgcacagaacaattattttcgaaatgaaattgcactatttgcaagcgttgttcaggcgtgagtctattcatgatgaattgccaaaccaaactgagaataaatcacttgacagctgttaaatcggttgccatcttgaacagtaatgccaacttaaagttatatacctcgaaaaaaaaacacctcatAGAATAACACAAATGACATAGGAAATGtcgaaaaattattcaagttcTAGGCATTACTaccatttccaattgtatcattcattttggaaaaccctttacgaGTGGCTTAGAAAGGTTGATCTGCATTCGAGAGAacattgaaattataatttcgatATTATGAAATTCCGATTTTCAGTAGCTGCATGCATCAGAATTCAATGAGAGTTCAagttttcaatgaataaaatgtaaatttgtataaaaatgcaAATGTAATTACTTATGATAGTCTATCGCAATTAAATCTGTGAAAATTATAACatgcttttcatatttttgaaatcaattatGCCACATAAACAAAAGATTAATTTTTAGAAGGACAACGGGTACTGGCTCCTCTATTATGACATCAagagaaataatgaaccatagtggaaaattttgagtgtatttattgtttttttatgcAGATAAATAAGGTGTTGCTGATGTTGTACAGTGATAAACATCGAAAAACCTTGATATTGAGATTGATTTTCGACAAGTTGAATCTTTTTGTTTGTGAGTGCTCGTTTTCCAAAAGATCGCTCcattatttcgtcacaatgtttgtaatttttgaattttgagcggGAAATGTTCTCAAATCTGgccatataaaaaaataaagaaagttCATTCAGATAGGTAATagaacagaaaaaatcatccacAATTGCTATATCGATCATTCCTAATTATTATCAATGTAACAAAATTTTCTAAGCAAAATTAAAGAGGAGAAATCGGCCTGAGCTACATAAAGAACTATATCTTGCGtgaaattatttcttcaattgttgAGAACTTTCTTGAGCGATCAAAAATACACCTACACaattttgaatcaaaaataatttttttcagcgtTTGATAGTCCGACTCTTGTGAATAGGGTATCAGCTAAGATTGTTGGTATTCCTTTTCCATTCATTGGTGTGGATGGTACTGATGCTTGTAAAACAGTATTCGATGAAAGTGGAGAGAAGCAAGTGGGATGTCCTTTGAAGAAGGGCCAAACGTATGTCTTCAAGGATCAGTTCGATATCTTGAGCATCTATCCCTCGGTAATATtcagtatttattattttttataattttattccaaataggtattccaaatatttaatattttttatatattccaaATGGCCATTCATGTCCAAAGTAGAAATCATTTTTTGGTTTCGAATCTACGGaaagtaaaacatttttttttggattccaATTGGAAACttggaaactttttttttacaaaatgcatttcatttaattctgaacaattttgttttcatgtcTGTTTGGATGTCCGAATATCTTTGTAACAGATGTCTTAGATGTTTTTGAAAGAatgttttaaattttctattagTTGATTATTATTAACAGCAATCTCATGATATATTTACATTAGTTCAAATTGATAAGgacacaaaatatttttcaataattcgacAGAATTTAAGGTAGAATAATATATTACATATTTCTTCAATTCCTCACAAAAGGGCATATAAAAGTACCTGAGATGGTTTAAAGACACACTAACAAAACCTATTATTCTTATGGGTTTTTTTACTGTGTTCTTGAACAATGTTTGTTCTCCTAAGATATTTCGCAGATATTTGACCCAATTTAAATTTCTTCCTtgtattaaattatttttaatattttagatcaaattggagGTGCATTGGGGCCTAGAAGGAAGTACTGGAGATAATGTGGTCTGCTTCGAAGTGCCGGCCAGAATAACAAATTAGGTTTAGATGAAATTGATCTGTTCAGAGATATTTCGTGTCCAAATAATATTACCTTCATGCATCAGtgatattaataaaatttcttattgTGTTTTACATTTCATTCCATACCTTGAAGTTCAACACAAGCTTGACAAttggaatattgtttttttttcattaggtgGGCCACTAATTTACCATGATGCGGTAAGAGCCTTCTATCAAGGGCGTAGGAATAAGGTTGTTACTGTGGGTCATTACCACTTTTCACCTATCTTTTAATATTTGTGACAATTGTTCCACCAACAATGTGGCTTTACCTAGTTACATTTCGACTGAAAATCTTCAACTggcaaattttttcaacattttcaatagctgaaaatatattttaatgacAAAATTCATAACCCAAAAGCGTTATCGACTAGAACTTCCGCCAATTTTATTGTAATTATCGCATGTGGAGGAGACCAGTAATCAGGCCATTATCAGTTCTAGAAAGCTTTAGATATGTAGAGTAGTTTCAGTGTAATGCTAACAGATGGCGCTTGTGAATTATCTTCAAGATTCATTCTTATAAAACTTGAATATTCTTGGCTCTTTTGCACTCAATCAATTCAAACAGACATTCAAGCGAAAATATTGGTTTCAATGAAACGGGACAACATTTCACACCTTCAATATCTCAGAAGTGctcgaattttttcagtaaaaaatgttttccaaaaGGGTAACGTCCATGAGGCAGTACGGATTTGTTCCTACTGGTTTTCCTCTTGCCTTAAAAATATTAAGTTTACAATAGTCACCCTAGATTAAAGATTGAAAATGTAATAGAAACAATGAAGCACAAAGCATTTCAAGCtactcattgaaaaattttggtaaATTTCCTGTTCAGACTACACTAGTGCGGATATATTGTGGTGGCTGCTTGCTAACCCGAGAGATGGCGCCGCACGCTGTGCTATACTCGGCAGAACGGCACCGTAAAACTGCTACAAATGGGAATAGCATGACCATATGGTCCCCCAAATCACCagaatgaacaatttttttttggggatatCTGATAAATTTGGTTCATGGTCAAAAAAAGATAGATTGATAGAGCGACgaatattaattgaattatgGTTAAAATTAATTCAACTTTATGGAAAAATACCTACTATACCGAATCTGCTCAGAGATATGATAAAAACTCTTTGAAAtacattttaattttataatatttaatatatttatatatttatatatttataatataagtgcAAAAgacattgatatttttccaagagctcaaaattaattcaattaatgaaCGAATGGTAGAGTAAAAAGACAGAAAGATAAGAAAATTGTTATAAAAAATGACACATTTCTTATATAAGTGGTATTGGGAAAAACGTATCTTTATCTTTTCGTTATCAATTGATTTAGGTAGGTAGCTAGGTAATATCATCACTCATAAATAATCACTACAATTGAACATGAAGATCAACGTGATTTGGTTTTTGCATATGCTAAAATAGCAACATTATAGAATATCATAAGATTGCATGAAGAAGATAAAAATGCTCCAATAAACAATATGCATCTTACTGATCCTCAGAGTACAGTAGTACAATGGTTTATTTATAGCGGTATCGATCTTGAATTGATACTTTTTGATTGATATAATCTGAGATGTGCTATGAACTTCATTTCCTAGTGAGCCTACAAATATTTCGtacaatttttcgagaaaatcagTTCTGAAGATGCgatattgtttttcttttttactGACGGTTTTCATCTTGGTGGGGTTGCCTAGCCTGATTTGTGGACAGGATGGACCTGAGGACATCCCCTATAACGATTGTGGTGGTAAGTCGTATTCGTGTATTTTAGTTTAACTACCTTGAGTATGAATTAAGttgttattcgaaaattttcttcatcttaATCTTTTCTTCTTTGAACTAAAAAGCATGCGAAATCTGAATATTAATACATCGATTGTTTCAAAGGTTGATAAGCTAACTTAAACGAAGGATCAGAGTTCCCCTTGATCGCAactatttcgaaattatcaatcatATGAACTGGTAGATGAGCTTGTCAACAACAATTGATAGAAAAAcattatataaatttaatttccagCCTTGATATGTCATGATTATTCTAATGATTTATAAGTTGTGCAAAACAAAAATACATATAATTGACAAAAGCTTAGTAATAAACAGCTAGCAAAATATATtgtatgaattaaaaaaaataaattttgaaaaaaaaagcattatatctagtaaaatttatttatttaaatctcTTTAAAgactaaaaaaatattcttctctggatgaatattcgaaagGTTGATATTTTCTTATTGGAATGATAACGAAATTCATAAAGTGTTCTTTTGAATATCTTTTTAGGAAGTGATAGCAGCCAAATGGCAAGTGTTCGGTTGACAGGTTGTGAAGAAGATAAAATCTGTGAAATCAAGATGGGAGACGAGCTCACATTGAAAGTGAAGTGGAATACATGTAAGAGAACTGAATGTGATCAATGTTAATCCATATTTGAAAAGgacaatgttttttttgttttttaaccATTACTTCAATATTTATCATTGTCATTATGACAGATTAGGAAGTTGTTAAGTACACTTATGGCCAGTTACACCATTTGccaaaacattgattaaaaatttaaacattgattacttcctGATTTCttgaaagaaatcagaaagtaatcaaagtttaggcaaatggtgtaACTGGCCATAaagggttgtccattaatcacgtgatctttttttagcatttttcaaCCCCCCCTctcccattggtgatacgtagtgaggtttaagaccaccccctcTCCCTTCTCAACagcacgtgtatttttagtacctacaacgaatcttaaaattttctgaatattatctcaatttaaatacaggtataaactataatcttattttattctgaaataaaggaccttaatatttgtttaaaaatcgcgcgtttgacgaaaaaataaatacacgagATATCTTACTAtacccccctcccccttgtgttattttcgtgatttttatatttatcaccagcgtctactccgaatttcaaaagatcactaaaagtggtacagggtggacaaaaatacaatagtttggtgtgtgctcataaaataacgcataatattctttattagttaaattaacaatattataaaaaatacttattgtctagcgctaattggtttgaatgtaacaccctgtagtttgttacatttttagattaataaaaatgagcggttttcaaacatgtttggtacttgtgatctagcagacagaatatgaaagaaattatttcttatttgtatacatttttattgatctaaaaatgtaacaaactacagggtgttatattcaaaccaattgccgtatttttgatcatattgttaatttaactaataaagaatgttacgcgtcactttatgagcacacacaaaactattgtatttttgtccaccctgtaccaattggaatcaacatgtgatacatttttggaatctgctcagccagagtaatcggaaaattgagacaaaatgggtgttccattaaaaaaatgacgctgacgtcattactcgaaagtaattcaccctgtatattgaattattattttaaaatacggtaaattaaaataaaaaatcgacgtgtttcaggattattttttaaagtggtctgttcagctaaaaatgaattttgttccatacttaacggttacggacgcagtgtataagatgaatttttaaacaaattggcacgcatggagtgctttcggttccatgatttttcttaagccaagaagtgctcaacgcgccttaaaaagttttcaattcaaaaaatacctctgccgattatggattatatgtatagtatgtaattccattgaaaaccggaaaatagttgtgaatctattactttccttttttccgtgccctttggattgagaaagtaatattgagagtgttgtgctgaaaaatgaggcatccaaaatctcagggggggccatggccccccctgccccccccccccctgcgggcgcccatggtcgTTCTTCATCCAAATgccaattttcatctcgatcgagtAGCTTTAAAATTAACTCGAACTGTCGTGTTTACGGAACCCCAAGTCGAATTTCGATTATCAAACTTAAAATTTCATATTACTTCCATACGAAAGTAATCGAGTATACGGCCGTCAGAAAGAATCGAATCAGAGAATCGAACCTCATCGTTTGAAACTATTTCCATctcaaaaaaattcgaaaattgcagacTTGTGATAAAATGATGGGTTAATCGCTCAAAAAGTCATTgtcattattaaaaaaa
It includes:
- the LOC123689086 gene encoding NPC intracellular cholesterol transporter 2, which encodes MRSVLVVITCFVCYFTLGTALEVDTCSNGEKGLEKIDQEIQIGRCKKVPCRLRKGTAVKAQFKFKPAFDSPTLVNRVSAKIVGIPFPFIGVDGTDACKTVFDESGEKQVGCPLKKGQTYVFKDQFDILSIYPSIKLEVHWGLEGSTGDNVVCFEVPARITN